The sequence TATTCACATCTAGTGGTTACAGTAGTTACACAAAATCTTGGCATCttcaaaaaactaaactaaacaaaatAGGACATTAAACAATCAGGTGATATTATGAGCAGGCTGTTGGACAGTCTCTATAAGCACTGGACAATCCAACGCAGATCCTCTCGAAAGAGGCCACAAAGCATTCTGGATCTTCTTAGGATATGCGACACTGTGTACataaatcattttctttgtcCTCTTTCCCCTGTCTGCTTGGTTGCCTGGACAACAGAGACAGTGATGGCTTCTTAGCTCTGCGGCATAGAACTTCATTTCCCATGATCCCCATCTGCCTTGCATATTAGCCACTTCTTTGAGGATTATTGTTCCAGTATCCAGCCAGTGTTTGTCAGAGTatatggttttgtgtgtgtgtgtgtgtgtgtgtgtgtgtgtgtgtgtgtgtgtgtgaacagttCTGAGGCAGTGTACATTGAGTGAAGTGTGTTTGCGTGTACGGCATGTGTATGTggacgtgtgtgagtgtgtgtgtgtgtgtgttcaacaaTCCATCTACTTCTCATCTTCATCACCTTCACTCATGCTGCTTATAGAGGCAGATGCTCCTTTGGGGGAGGTTGGGGGTGAGGGTCGTGCATTGTGCCAGCGGGCGGGGGGAGACGGGGGTGAGGGGGAGCGCAAGGGGGACAGTTCGCGGGGAGGACTGTTGCAGGGCGACTCTCGAGGAGACAGAGCGTAAGACAGCATTCGTCCACTGCGCTCCTGAAACACCTGTTTCTGTTCatggacagagggagaaaagaagaaaaaaggtccATGCATCAAAAAGcccttttaaaaatcaaatactATCTGACAATATGGTGTTCTCACGAACAAAGCTTCAATATAGAAAGATGACCAAAGAAAAAATGTGACAATGATTATAATGATGGTTATTTTTTGACTCTCTCAATGAGTTACTGTACTTACCCAAGTCCCATCAGGGCCAAAAAGTTCTAGGAAGTTGCCGATAAACTCTCTGGATTTCTCTTCCCACTTCTGAATGAGGTCGTGACTCTTTTCCTCCACACGGTAAACAAAATGTTTGCTCTTCTCCTCGACCGTGCGAACCTTCTCCTTCATGCGGTCCACTTGGTTCTGCAGCCTGTACTTCTTCTCCTGAGGGGAtaaaatgttgagaaaaaaacGTTATGTCGGTgttacacataaacacaccagACCTTCAATCAGAAATGAGTCTTTGTACCCTGACTCCTTAAAAATAGTAAGGGGAGTACAAACCATTTCAAGCAATTAATTCCAgtcaaacacaaaatataaaatgctTTCTTGACTTTTTAGGCACTTTGGTGTCATATCAATTATGCTAAATGTTCTTAGATGGAAAAGTGAATTTGCATATTTTATATGTCTTGCAATACGTAGTTGCATACTGAGATGTCTTCCATTATACCATCATGGTGACATGAATAATTGATCATGCTCTTACGTTAATGTAGCTGACGTTAAGCTCCTTGGCCGTGTAGCCACGTTGGAGGTTGCGTCGGGCGTAGACGTCATAGTCTCTGACAATTCTTGTGATCAAGTCAGATGTTGAGATTCCCTCAGTACGTTGCGTAGGCACAAACATCCCTggcacatacatacaaaaacacagaatttgAAAACTGTTCAAGGTATATTTTAAGAGGAATGCACCAGTTATTTTATCTTCCTATTATCACACACTGACCTGCCTCCTTAATATGTTTATAAACGTCCTCACTTCCTGCTGAGGAGTATGGGATGTCATCGTGAGCCACAAAATCGATCTGAGAAAAGATAAAAGGACATGACTGTATGGCAGACTGACATGAACTTACAGTGGGTTGGAGTTATGCAAAGTATACATACTTAAAGTAGTACATGAAAAGGGTTTTGCCTTCCACACAAAAGTGTCTTACCACTATGAGTTCTCGTGTTAAAagtttcttgctgagagtttcCTCCTTAAGAGCTTTACATAAAGCTACTGAGGGTTTGACCTCATTGCTACATCATGTTTCTTTACTGGTGTACTACAGAATGTTTCCAATAATAGGTTGACTGCTCTGTTGTCAGTGCCGTGAAATGAAATATTCATCAATTCATCAAAAGGAGCGTGAAAAGGAAGTAGACTGGATGAGATGAGACAACATTAGATTACAAAATGAAtcattaaatataaaacaatattaatttaaatattgatCGAATAAAAACATCACTTAAATTGAATGAGATAGAAAGACACAATTCATATTGTGATTGCAGCCCCTGATATTTCATGCAAAGTTTacagtaacccccccccacacacacacacacacacaaacacacacaccaccccacataCACACCTTGTGTTTCTCTAGGAACTCCGGTGTGAGAGTCCATGGCGCGTCTCTCAAAACCTCGTCAACATAGCGGCAGTGTCTCAACGCTTCATAACGTTCAATCTCCGTCATGACTGTGAAACCCTTGTACTTATGGGTCAGCTCATCACTGCACACTGTTTCAAGCACAGGggcaggaaaacacacaaaacacacagagaagcaCACAAATCAAACTTTTGACAAATGTAGGGGTTATCTTAAGCAGTGAACTTTCaaggtgtgtgtatatgtatgtgtttgtgtgtgtgtgagagagtgtctACCTCCTACTATGAGGTAGGTGTTAGGAAAGAGGTTCTTGGCCTGCATGAGGGCCCGAGCATGCCCAGAGTGGAACAGGTCAAAGATGCCATCTGCGTAGACTCTGACTGGCCGGTCCACTGACAACACACAGCAATACAACAAGACATTTAGTAAAACTGACTTGATCACTTGTGCTAAGATTCCATATTGCTGAAAAGACATACCTTACCATATCTTTTTGTTGTACTGATTTATGAAACACAATTGTATTAATAATATTTAACAAGTATAACATTGTTGAATAACATTGTCGAAGTCACAATGGGCAGTTATAAGAAAAAGTGTCTCAATTGATGCAGCAGAAGAGACGTGGTATAGTTAAAATGATACATGTAGTGATAGCTGTAATAGTTGTGGCAGTGGTAGCCACAGCAGTCGCAGTAGCATCAGCATGAGAAGTAAAATTATTAGTAGTGGTTGTGATGATTGTGATACTGTAGGAGTAGAAACAGTAATAGCAGTACCCTAGTAGTAGCTGCACTTGGTAGTTGTAGTACAGTGTTATGGTAGAAAAGGTATCAGTAATATTAGCAACAGTAGTAGCAATAGTAATAGTGGTAGAGGTAGCAGCTGTAGGCTACTAGCAGTAAGCCTAGTTGTAGTACAGAATAGTAGCAATAAGGAACCAGTAAATGTATCAGTAGTAGTAACTTAGTAGTATTTTTGGTGAAAGTGACACTGTAGCAGTAGCAACAGTAGATGTAGTAGCAACCGCCGTTGTAGTAGGCTTAACGTTAGCTTCAGAGGAAgtacacagcagcagcagtagtagttgtagtaacGTTACAGTATGAATAGTAGAAAATGTAGCAGAAGCAGGATTGGTAGCAATTTGAGTAGCAAACATagtaaaagaaaatactgaGGAAAATGTTGAAGATAAACATAAAAGCTAGAAgaaggaggagctggaggaagTGGGCCAGAGAAGGAAACCAAGCCGGAGGTTGGGTCCTGTACCTGGGGTGCCTCTGCGGGCCTGAGCGATGGTGAGTTTCTCATGAGGAGCACGACAATCACAACTAGTCTCCCTGGCAAAGATGGCAGGCTTTGTCAgagtctgagagagagagaaggagaaagaggctGGGTTATAGATGAATGAATGTAGGAAAACATTTGTCCACTCCCATTCCTTCAGTGGTCTACACACAGAATGTCCCCCTTCCCATGCTCATTCCTGTAACAGTAACCTCCATCAAGTTATTGACCACAACTGATGCCTGCTCCATATTGGGACAATGGATTGAGAGACAGCCAGAGCTGCACTCAGTGTTATTGATCacactgtgcgtgtgtgagcgaatattttcttctgtgtgtacacatgtgGCAGAAAACAAGGCCAGAGCTTTTAATCTTCTGTGGAAGGCCTCTCAGGAATTAGTTAAAATTCCAAGGGAAGAGTAAGATGGAAAATGCAGGTGACTTCCAGTGATGGAATTGGACAGTGTGAAATAATTACAATTTTCCAATATTTAGATAAATGTAAATTAGACAGgtaaagaaagaataaaagacAGTGGGACAtggaaacaaagacaaacaggaCAAGAACGATGATGGATGATTCCTGTTGGGGCTTGTCAAAGCTACATCAAGGTTAAAGTGTTCGTTGCAGTGTGAGCCTGCCTGGAGATTTGTCTTTATATGCCATCTGTTGACTGCAGGGATCATTCACTAAATCTCATTCACACCAATAAATGAGAATCAGGGTCTGCACAGAGCAGAAAGCTGAGGGAGTGTGAAAAAACGGAAACAGATTTAGTCTCCCTCTGTGGAGAACGCAGGCAACTGACGTCAACATATCCTTGAGGAACATCAACAAAACCAGCGCCTGGCATGATAACATTTTCCATGGACACTCAATACAGTGGAGGTGAATGAAATTTATTTTGTGGTGCTCACTGTATTAAGAATAATGTGTTCCCGACAGTTTTCAAAGGGAGTATTTCCTCAGGAGAAGGTCGTTTTAACATGGCTACAAATTATTCTGAAACGTAAAGTTGTTCCTGTTTCACAAATTCTTTACATGATTTGTAATTACTATAATTTGCTAGGAAACCTCTCACATTGAGGACAGTTCTTCTGTCATCTAACTCTGCTAGACAGGCAACAACACAAGCTTTATACAGGTGACCTTTTCATAGTCATAAAGTATTAACAGGCTCAGGATTCTTGTTGCATATAAAGAGAGCTCtaataagaaaaacacaacaatctGGCAGGTGCTATGCCATTACTACACCTTATTAAACCTTCTGTTTGCGACCATGGAGACTTaccttacatttttttatcacaCTTTTACCTACTTTTATGACAACTGCTTATGAACATGATTTTGAACTGATGATGTTGCAGAAGTCCATTGCAGAAAATAACCCTTTAGCATAGCATAAATAcaattaacatttctgtaattTGCTAATGTCTGTGTTGGTCAGCTGTAGCTGATGAATTGCCAGTTAATTTTCACTTGATTAAACAAATTGCCAAACAAGCAAATTACAAGTTTGGAGACAGGCTGTTTAGTGTGGACAAGTGGATTTTAATTGGCATGCATGTAAGTAACAGAATATATCAAAAGCAGGCCGCACATAGACAGGTAAAGAATTACAGCTAGATGAGGAATAGAAAGAAGGCATTGATATTTAATATGGCCATAAATGTGAGACTCCTTTCATGATATCTGTACCCCATTTACTTGCACATCCTTCCCGTTTTGTTCATttgtcagttcattttaaaggttttaactACTCTGTCCGTTTCCATTAGAGAGGTATCATATTTCAACGCTAGCCATTAgagctacaacaacaaaaagcagcaGAGAGGTTAGGTTGTGGTTAGCGGGCACCCACATCACCATGATTCCTTGGGCACGGTGAGAACAGAAGGGTGGCTTACAAACACTTAGCAGATGGTAAAGCTTAAACTCACTGACCAGTGGCACACACCGGCCTATCAGGGCGAGCGGCGTGAGCGTGCACAGAAAAGCCCACTCTGGCACAAGCAAAGAACATCTGGCATAAGAAGGATTaaagctgaaaaaaagagaaacacagggaCACAGCAACACAGGCCACGAGAAAACACAGGCAGGAAATACAAGAAGTAGAGAGAGGTAGGAGGGAagacagaggagaggaaaaaaggcAAAGACGGACCATTTGGAGGAGACAAACAAAAATGCCAGGATGAGGAATTACaccaaagaagaaaagagaatcCAAATCCAGGAGGCTCTCCTTACTGCCGCAATGTCCCTTCAGCAGGACATCCGTGCTATGTTGTCCATTGTGTAAACCGCCTCCTTCTTTTggcaacacacactcacactgtccACTCAGCATTCTGAGCATATCCCACAGTCTCATGCTATGGGGGATCTGTTTTGTAACAGGGGAGGAAGCAAGACCCtttgtcttcctctccctctctgtcaaaCAAACTGCAAGCAATGAACACACAAGAAGACGTACACATTCAAATGCCCTACCGTCCGAGGATGGGGGCAGGTGTGCTCAAGCTCCTCCATGATTCCCAAAGACTCATGGGATGCGGCTGTGGTCCCTCTGTAATGTGACTCAGCATCAGTGAGAGGCTGCCTCTCTCCTTACcactcttttcttcttcctctgttcCCCGCCcactccctgctctgcctctctgtctgtcctcccttctcctccacctctctGATCCCCtgctgcagagaggaggaggcagtGAGGAGGTCTCACTCTGCAACGATTTTTGAGTACCACGAAAAGGATGAGCTCTGCTCTCATCTTGTTGTTTTTGcaaatatattcagttaaaAACCTCCAAGGTTCATTTGCAGCTTGTGTCCATTTTTGCTACACATTAGCTGACAGTCTAGCACTGATTCAACCTATGTATGCTTTGTACTAGTGTCACAAATCTCCAAGCACATCTGGCATCAATGTTATGGATGTTCAGTAACATTGATGGCTTTAGTAGATTGGCTTGATGTAAATATAGGTATTTTTGCTATACACTGTAATTAGGTGGAAGTGACAAATGCAATAAGCCTACAGTTGATTTGGATTCAGTCGTCAATTATGTGTGTACCTGTGGGGACATTTTTACTTCAGTGCACAAATGAGGCACAGGAGAAGAAAATAAACGTTGTTTTTCTGCATGTGATTCTCCTATCTGTGAGTGTTCATATAAACGATCTTCGTGTACAGCGCTGATGAGCTCTCGCCATGGCGAcggaaaagaggagagagatcCAAGAAAGGACCAATCAGCGGAAAGCTACTGCCGACCAGCAGTATAAGCAGTGAGGATTGGTGGAGTGGTCCATAGCACCATCAGTGAGATGATATTGAGGATCACTACTTACACATTGGCTCGGCTGGCAATCAGGATAGTTCAAATGTGAATGGGATAAATAGTATGTAGGGATGCATACCTTTTAGCAGCGATCTCCTTTAATAAATCATACAAACAGATCTGATGAGGAACAATGTGaccaatgtaacattttaagaTTATCAGACTACTGCAAAGCTTATGATTTGGTATGTTTAATGGTCTCCTATCGTATCAAGTTGAATAGTCTATATAGGCTATTACCTGTCGTTTGAGCCATCAAAGAAGTTGCATCATACGAAAGTGTATTGCATCTTATTAACTATGCTTCAGACTACACAAATTggccttttctcttttcctttttccaatGTAGGCTACTTAGCAAACTTACCATTACCGTTGGCGACAATAACTTTAGAATTTAGTCAAAACGAAAGTTGCATGCTTAGCCTACCTTTAGTGGTCCTTTTCTGCAACAAAGAGGCGCAACAGCTGAGCAACAGGAATGCGATCTGATCCGTCGCTGTTTCACCATGGTGTCCAAAACCAAACAATTAGGCCAATACTAAGAAAGTAAAttgggtttttttctgtttggtttCTCTTTAGTCTAAGGCGGTCTTTGGTCCAGCACAGCGAGCAAGAGCAGCAGCGGGACGACCgtccgtctgtccgtctgtccagTCTGTCCAGTTTGTCCAAAGGACAGCTCAGCTGCTCACTGCTGATGAGCTGCGACAACAGCGGGCCATGCACGGTCCATTTGGCAGACCTTACAGTCGACCATACGGCTATTAGACTATACATCCAGGAACCCTCTTCCTACAGCCTAGGCTTCTACAGTGGAGGACCTTACTCATGCAATGTGCATCTTGTGGCctaatttttaaaaagtgaacaATGTGTgtgaaaaactaaaatgaaaagacAGTTAGCATAAAATTAATAAGGACAACTATTAACCCCCACTTAAACAGTTCATATTGTACACAAATATTGACCTACTAAAAACAGTTGACAACCTGCACACAATTCTACTGAAATCACCATCAATATGATAAAGTGGCAATAAACCCACTATAGGCTAGGCCTATAGCAGACTAACATGAATTATTACAGTGCTTTATGGTGTTAAAGCCAAAATAGCTTGTGGGGATGAAGGGCAAAACACgctttgtgttttcattgttggaCGCACT is a genomic window of Etheostoma spectabile isolate EspeVRDwgs_2016 chromosome 22, UIUC_Espe_1.0, whole genome shotgun sequence containing:
- the pcyt1ba gene encoding choline-phosphate cytidylyltransferase B isoform X2, giving the protein MVKQRRIRSHSCCSAVAPLCCRKGPLKTLTKPAIFARETSCDCRAPHEKLTIAQARRGTPVDRPVRVYADGIFDLFHSGHARALMQAKNLFPNTYLIVGVCSDELTHKYKGFTVMTEIERYEALRHCRYVDEVLRDAPWTLTPEFLEKHKIDFVAHDDIPYSSAGSEDVYKHIKEAGMFVPTQRTEGISTSDLITRIVRDYDVYARRNLQRGYTAKELNVSYINEKKYRLQNQVDRMKEKVRTVEEKSKHFVYRVEEKSHDLIQKWEEKSREFIGNFLELFGPDGTWVFQERSGRMLSYALSPRESPCNSPPRELSPLRSPSPPSPPARWHNARPSPPTSPKGASASISSMSEGDEDEK
- the pcyt1ba gene encoding choline-phosphate cytidylyltransferase B isoform X1 yields the protein MVKQRRIRSHSCCSAVAPLCCRKGPLKTLTKPAIFARETSCDCRAPHEKLTIAQARRGTPVDRPVRVYADGIFDLFHSGHARALMQAKNLFPNTYLIVGVCSDELTHKYKGFTVMTEIERYEALRHCRYVDEVLRDAPWTLTPEFLEKHKIDFVAHDDIPYSSAGSEDVYKHIKEAGMFVPTQRTEGISTSDLITRIVRDYDVYARRNLQRGYTAKELNVSYINEKKYRLQNQVDRMKEKVRTVEEKSKHFVYRVEEKSHDLIQKWEEKSREFIGNFLELFGPDGTWKQVFQERSGRMLSYALSPRESPCNSPPRELSPLRSPSPPSPPARWHNARPSPPTSPKGASASISSMSEGDEDEK
- the pcyt1ba gene encoding choline-phosphate cytidylyltransferase B isoform X3, whose product is MEELEHTCPHPRTTLTKPAIFARETSCDCRAPHEKLTIAQARRGTPVDRPVRVYADGIFDLFHSGHARALMQAKNLFPNTYLIVGVCSDELTHKYKGFTVMTEIERYEALRHCRYVDEVLRDAPWTLTPEFLEKHKIDFVAHDDIPYSSAGSEDVYKHIKEAGMFVPTQRTEGISTSDLITRIVRDYDVYARRNLQRGYTAKELNVSYINEKKYRLQNQVDRMKEKVRTVEEKSKHFVYRVEEKSHDLIQKWEEKSREFIGNFLELFGPDGTWKQVFQERSGRMLSYALSPRESPCNSPPRELSPLRSPSPPSPPARWHNARPSPPTSPKGASASISSMSEGDEDEK